A stretch of DNA from Chanos chanos chromosome 11, fChaCha1.1, whole genome shotgun sequence:
TGCATTTTTATCAGATCATATAATTACCATAGACACAGTTTGCAGTCATAACAAACCATAACAAGGATAAATCAATCCTAATTTTTGTAGTATATATGCAGAAAGAACTGTGACATTTTGAGAGCACATTTATTAAGATCTTTTTGATACATGGTTTCGAATTCAAAAGACAAGTAAAActgttttggggttgtttttttccacattttgtaCATGCCACAATCAACAGTCAAATTTTACCAAGATCATTCACATAagcatttgttttggtttcataAAGAGCAGATATTTGTTCTGTGTATATCAATATCCGATCATAGGACAATTTTTCACATTAACACCCATGCCACCCATTTGTGGAGTACTCTGCTGTTAATGCttaactaccacacacacactgtataataTAACTTGCTACTCCCCTGTACCATTTATCACTCTCCCCAATGTACCTGCGATTAATCGAATGCCTAGTAACATTCTTATAAGGAAAAACTAAACAAGTTATGTCAATATATTCCCATGATATACATATAGAAATTCATACACATTGATTAAACCCAATAAACAGTATTTAACTAAGTGAACAAACAGGATTAAACCCGGCCGAAGTCTGTCCTGAGTtgagtaaatgaaaaacaaaggcTGTTCCCATTTTGCTGTGTTGGTATAAATCAGGCAGAGGGAACAGACAGTGTACACTCTCATTTATGGCTCTGGTTTATTATAAAAGGATACTCACAATGTAAAAACTTGAACTGAGGAAACATACTAAAAACAAGTTAAAAATCAGTCTGTAGGAAAATAGTGTCGGTGCACAACTGGATCAGGTGTGCGGAGGGAAGCCAAAACGATTCCCGTTAATATGCTAATGTCTCAACCCACTTAATTAGACATCATTTAAACATGGCAAACTAAACGATTCAAATTACCTCTGAAACATCACGCGAAATCCGCGCTTTGTTCGTGAGCGGAACACCTGAAACGTTCGTTAGCAATCACTGAACTGAATAGATTATAAAAGCAAGCATTGACAATTCCACCTGTAAGAGCACATGTGACATTCAAGGCTCAAGCATTGCTCAAACAgccacaacaataaaaaaaaaaaacccaacacatcaGCTAGTAAATAATTGACTTAACACCTGAGAAGCTTAGTCTGTTGGAAAATTGGCGTCGGCGTTTCAAGCGACACCGTGTAGACCTGTTTTTCCGGCAGCAAACCAAACACTTGTCACCAAATGATTCCTGTCAATATTCTAAAGCCAATATTGTAATTACTCAACCCAGTCAGTTAGAAATCATTTATACATGGCAAAATGAAATTACTCAGAAGCATGCTGTGAGACCTGTGTGTTGGTCGTGAGCAACAGGTCTGAGATCCTTAGAAACAATCATTGAACTGAGGGGATTTTAAAAGCTACATGTACTGTTCTGCAGAGTGTTATTCAGgtcaatacaaaaaaaaaaaaacaaccacgaaaacaaacaaacaaacaaacaaaacaaaccaatgcGAACGAAACCCTTAGAATGTTACTATTTCTATGTTTCCTGAGAGCAGTCTATACAGTAGACAAATCTATTCATCTGTTTAACATATTCCTGTCCAtgtgtttgaaaacaaagcCTCATCCGTGTACAGAAAAGTCCAAAGTTACTTCCTCTTGGGCCTGAGGTAAAGCTTTTTGGTGAGCATGGAGGTGAAACACGGCACCTGCTTCTTGCCGATGGCTTCCCGGTCCCTGCAGTTGCCCACAGAGCGTCTGGACACTTTCCTGTTCACCAGCGTCAGAAGCTCCACGAACTCCAGAGATGTTCCGTACTTGCGCAGAGCCTCACACAGGTCCTGAATGTACCAGGAACCATTGACAGTCTCCCGATGGGAGTAGTATCCTGTCCAAAGCAAGACaattcatattattttttttttttttttcactgttcgTTATGATTTATGGACAAAGGTAGAACCATTCGATCATACATGATCAATTATAGATTTCACATCCAAATCCTAAAAGGAAAAACTTAGAAGGATGTGTAGGAAAAATGGAGGCCAGCGATAAGGAAAGGAGGCCTTTAACAGCATCCTGCTGAAATAAGCATTTTATTACATGATGTCGCAGGACAGTAGGACAGTAAATGTAACTGCCATAGTTGGTGGCAAGAACTAGTGATGCTGAAACAGTTAGCCCATCCACTCCTGTACAAGTACACTTATTTTCACAGTAACTGATTTAACTATTGAACCAATAACTGTGCCGTATTCAAAGTTGTACATTTGCTGACGTTGTTAAGTGTTTCAGATTTACACAAGTTGGTGTGGCTAtgcaaaacaaatatacacaccaaTGTGACAAGTCTCCACCTATTAGAGTGGAGTGTTATCCAAGACTGtgcattattattttcattcctATGGCTATCAAGCGTAATCACATCAAGCCAAGCAGGATACATGAAACACTGTCAAAAGGAAAACGATGCAGGTGAAAGAATCCTTTTGATTTCACGCGACTGCAtctaaaaatgcttttttacatatttcactGTGCTCTTGTTCTGCTGAGTCACTGTAATAAACCAGTGTGGAAGATCCTCTATTCATTTACAAACCACACACCCTTAAGGGCCTACGTTCCAAACAAGCTGGTTTTCCCTAGTTTTGTTTCTGGCATTCAACTTTTCCAGTGTTGGGGTGTAGTTTACCAAGCTGTTTATTATCTGACGCTGTAAGAGGGTAGCCTTAAGAGAAATAATAAGTAGTAATTCAGTAATTAAATATGATTAAGGAGTTCATAGTTCTTATCACTGCTACTGCAGGTAAgataatgacatgaaaacaatttaaaacaagTTACAAGACGAAACACCACACTTTGTTAACTAAGGCCTGAAAAAACGTGTTTTGACTGCAGTTGGGACTCACCCTCAGCCACAGAGTAACACATGAGGAAGTCTGCTCCAGCCGGGAGCGTGTACAATGCCCCTGCATCCACCACCACTTCGTTTATCATCTCACTGTCACAATCCACCACATCCATGGGTTTCACGGGGTCATCGTGCACATCACCGCGACACGCCTGGTAATCACACACAGTTGTTCCCATTTACCAATGACGCAAGCTTAACTAGGACCAGAGTTTAAAACCATTCAAACTCAAATTGCATCTAAGGTGAAGAGAGAAATTATCTGACTAAAGGTCAACGgtataaaaaggaaaaattcagattcattaccacagttacttatttggacttttttttattggcgTTTGAAGAGCTAGCAtaatccacacaaaaaaaattgaaggTCAGTGAAAGTTGGGAAGAAAGCTAAGGCCAGAAATGCTACATTACGGTAAAACACTTTGGTGGAATCTGAGAACACTCTGTAATACGTCACCTGCAGGATGAAGATCTTAGGCTTTCCCACAAGGCTAGGACATTTGGTTCCTTTGAAAAGATCTGTGATATCCTGAACTGGAACCCTCTCATCATAGGCATAGATGTAGTCTTTTTCCCCGTgactgaggaaaacacagacgAAGCAGTCGGCATCCACGTGATTGGCTGCGGCAGCTGTGGTCAAAGTTTGAAACAATGTGAAAACCAAAGTAAATGCCACATAATGATTTTTGCTCAGTGGCATTTCTCTGAATTATTTGGACTTTCTGATTCAGTTCCATTGACCCACAAACCTTCGGACAGTATTTTAAACATATCTTCTTTTCTGAGGTTGGTGTAGTCCTTCACATCAAACTGCAGTTCCTTAAACCTGAAATAAAGGATTCAAAACACTTAAAACTGAGTTTCGTAACTTCCTCCCAACTGaaaatgtaacacagatacCTCTTCAAAACCATGGAGTCAAGCTCTTGTGCTGTACACCTGACCTGTGTGGTTTTGCTTTGGTCTTAAGTCAGGTTCACATTTGAAATGACAGCAGTTTGTTTTTCGCTTTGGACATAAACAAAAAGACTTGTGATGATATTAAACTTGCATGTGTATTTATCAGTCTTGTATACCACCTTTACTTGATCTGTACCTTTCAATGAGGTTGAGTCTATCAGTGTTGGAGCCACCACGGTAACTCAACCTTAGTTCAAAGAAGAACTCCTGTTGGTTGAAGATCAGGGCAAGTCCTCGTCGTTTGTTGTTCACGCAGTACTCCTCAGCGGGATCCAGAGACGAAGAGCTAAAAGGAACATGTTCAGAGGACTCACGTTGAAAGACTGTAGTTAGACAGCTGCAGTGACATATCGCTAACTCAGCGGTGAGATCTTACCTGCTGTAAACGGCATCTACTTCTGTTACGTTCTCACTcagagctgaaaaacaaaacggtCAAATCAGAACTACTGAACCGAGCGTTAGACTCCGTAACAAATCGttaaaaaactgaaacaggaTTATGGTTCTGGGGACTATTGTCGGACGGAGATTTCTCAGTCAATGCACATTCAGAGAGGTCAACCTTCTATTGTTCACCAGGCACCTAGTCCTAATGGGTTTCAACAGGCCAGCAAACACAGACTAGGATAATGCAGAAAACAGGACAGGAGTCAAATTTGACAGAGTTTCTCTGTTTGGTCATCTTTTCGCATAATGGTGTGGCCAACAAAGCCAAGCaactatttttttctgtgaaggaGGAATGgaattactgaaaaaaatgtcccaTTCAGTGAGCACATGGGGCAAATGTGCACCGACAACAGAGTGCCCACAAGTTTGTAACCGGACAAAGTCTCCGCTAAGTTTTCATTTGATCCTAAAGCACTTGCGTTTACACTGATACGCAACATTATAGAGAAGATCTCTGTCTACATTCTGTCCTCGGTATATTAAGAAATACAGACACTGACCTGGATTAGCCATTCGTGAGTCAGTCTCCACGTTTCCTGTGAAAAGACTTTGGTGTGAGTAACTTTGTGAGCTAGGGCAAGTGTAAAGTGAAATCAGAATACCCTAACACCCGTCTCTCATCGCTAGCTGTACATTGGACCAGTCCAAATCAGTGTGTCAAACAATGCCCCGATGCGGAAAAGCATCAATACTTTTTGTGTGGAAACGATCGTACTGAACGATCTTTTACAATTATCAGGTATGAGTCTTGTCATTGTTGCATTAGATGCATTAGCCTATAAGCAGCACAACCACGTCACGAGTTTAGATGACTGAAATTAGGCAATTAAAACGGACTGGAGAATAAGAAAGAACTTTGAGACAAACATGTCCAGGAACTCCATGTAACATGTATGCACCATCTCCATGTATTTAGTACCTCTGTGAATAAAACTACATTTTTTAAGGCATGTCACTGTCTGTTTAGCTGACACATAAACAGTCGTTGTGAGGCTGAATTACCTGCTTTAGTTCCGTCCGTGCTTGCCATCGTTCCTTTCCTTCGAACTTTCGTAAGGTACTAAAATGTTAATCAGATACGCCTAAAATACTGTCCGACttcagaagggaaaaaaagcaccgCCCGCTTAAATTGATTGGCTTCATGATAATCCAGAAGGAAACGCATTGGCTGCTGTGTATGTCAAACGCTGGTTGCATATAGTAGGCGCTTCCGTATTgattttcaaatatatttttatcattactGTGAAACACCATACCTGGATCTGTAACCACCAGCATCAACGTTCTGTCAAGAAAAACGACTCTAAAACAACCTTgattatgtatttttatgtagTATAAATATTACACAAGGAATGCAAGGACttggaaaacattttatttagcGTCGCTTAAAACGTCAGTCTCATTACTCAACTACAATCACGTAAACGCTATTTAAATGTCTATACAAGTTAAACAGCTGTTTGTACAATTTCGAATTTACACAGTCACgcattttaacttttattttaaacaactgTATTAAACAATCAGAGCGCTGCACCTCAGCTGCATTTGATATAGAGATTTACTGCCCTCTTCTGCTTGCACTTGAAGTCTACGCCATGAAATAATTAGCAGCTTAGGTCTGACATGGAGTATATAAAAAACAGGAACCTATTAATCGCCGTTAGAAATGTAATGTATAGAGAGAAACACTACACTGAGAGCCCATTTTCCTACAACTGGCGAATCCATCGGGCGCTTTTTCAGGAAGTTGAATTTAGCGATAATATTTAAAGCCATCATTTAACTGAACAAGCTCGCGCACCCATAACCCCTCGAAGGCCAGCGGTATTGTGAAGTTactgtctccctctgtgtgtcataCTTGTGAAATCTTCTAAATTCGGATGtattacattttgaaacattCCAACACTTTAaccctctttaaaaaaaaaaaaacaaatggcaaaGTTCATAACTTGAACTGGTTTACATTCTCTATTCAAACGTGACTTCTACCTCATATTTCTGACTTCTGACAAATACACATAAGCAATCCCTACTTTCTTTACTCCCTGAGAGGCCTTATGGCATTAAAAATGGAACTCCAGCCTTTCTGAGACCaagctctcctctctcctctgctctcagagCTCCATTTTCTCCTCATATTTGCAAATGCAAGAGGCTCTCTGACTGTCCAGGTAGGGTTTACAGCCCAAGTGCATGACAGCATCGAACAGGAGAGTCACTGCAGATTCACAGGCTGTCAAAACAAGCATGATGGTCAATGTTAGTGCAACTGCAAATACTGGAGTAACAGAAAGTAACCAGAATAGAGTCTGTATAGTAATGTTCTGAAGTTCTGACAGTAAAACATTCCACTGATTCTACTAACACTGAACATTCTACTGGCTCTCACAGGAGATTACATTACTGTATTTCTGCTATAACATTATAGTACCTCATTCAGTCTATTCTTAATACtcttattttaaagaaatatcaCAAAAATTCAAGTGGTATATCTatatcaaattatttttttgggCCAAACCTTGAACAGTCTGAGCAAGTCCCAAAGTCCTTTGAACATTCCTACAGATGGTCTCCAAACAGTACTGAAACTGCTCATCACAGTCGTGTTTCTCCTGTCCACAGGTGTCATAGCAACGGTCGTGTTGGTTACAGCACTTGGTCATAGATGGGATTCCAATATCAAACTGTGGGCAGCAGAAATACATGAGTACACATACATGGTACAGAATACATCATGCAGCTTCCTTACACATGCAGATCTGTTTTTAATTGAATGTAAAACATAACTGCTGTATGAAATGTTAAATTATATCAACATTTACATGAAATCCAAACAGTGGAGAGCCACATCCATTGGGAGGCGGTGGTTTGTAACCTGGCCTGGGAGAAGGTTTGTACCCTGAAAAGATCAAAGTTAAAGGTTAGTTGAAAGCCACAACTATTTCAACAGATAATCCACTGTTCTAATCAGAACAAGGTCGCACTGTCCTGAGATAAAATACGTTTTGACTGATATGATGGTGTTATTCTGTTCTCATTTTACCTGAGGTACAAGACAGTGTTTAGTCTTTGTGAGCTGTTTTATTGGAATTGCAGATGTTTATGGGTATTCTGATCTacaacactaaacactaaaaaaaaatgtaaacaaagtaTTTCTTATTTGcctttctttctgcctctttctcacgtctctctccacctcttgtTAGTTAATAGACTAAAACGTAGTCGTCCCGTGTGAGCCCAGAACCACCGGCCCGCAAGGACACACCTACCATCACTACATTTATAATGACACAGTCCATCATCTCCTCCGAACAGGTCCAATGCGGCATTGAGATAAGTATCTATTTTATGGATCCCGTTCCGAATGGTTTTTAAAGTGGTCCTCCAGTCTGGGGTCTCTGGCTCCGAGTCATCTGAATACCCACAAACCAAGTTAGTAAACACTCCTGAAATTAACACAACGATGACACCAACGTTGAGGTGCATAGTCCACCTGATGCAACAAGAACTGAAGACACAGCTCCTTCTTCTGTAATGAGCGTTACTTTCTAAATAAGTCCAAGTCACTTGCTCATTTTAACTTTTCTCACGTCCCCAGACTGACCAGAAGTACACGAGAGAGGAAAATCGGCAGTCCAATCTGAAATACAGTCCCGAGATATATTACTTGGCGTTTGAAGTTGTCATGTTGTCATCTTACTCCCACTCACGAACAGTCACGCTTCCGGATGCCACTgatgtatcaaaataaaagtctccgAACGTGAAATACCCACAACTCCAGGCGACTTGCGACTTAATGGTCTATATTGCGACGGAATGGTATATATAGGGAATATATAAACCATGTGCATACTTTTGTgcttgagtgtgagtgtgtacgtatGTCTGAAgatatattttttctctgtccccCTAAAGTGGACCATCTTGGAGGCTGTTAAGTGCCAACGCATGGTTAAAATCCATCCTAGTTCAGATACTGAGCTAATTATAGCGCcaaagtgtaaaaatgtaatgtCATTACAGCTCAGCCAAAAGCTGACCCAATACTGCATATAccaaatcactcacacacagaacatagcACTACTGCATGAGCACCAGTAGAGACTGCTGGAGTGGCAGAACAGATCAGGTATTTGATAAGGTCCCTAGGACGTGATCACCAAATGACAGCGAATTAAAGGtaataaattattcataccACACTATGTTCTCAGTAAgaactccctctttctcttcagtttcTGGGCGTGCACATAATTCAGCAATCTTACTGCTTAGACTGAAGATTTTCTTACTAGTATCCTTTAGATGTCAAATAGTGAGATAGTTGTTTTGTTAAGAGCAAAGTTTAAGAATAAAAGTTTCAGAACAGAAACAATAAACACCCTTATGATGGGTGCCAACTTCCTAAGGGCATTGGACATTgccattatctttttttttttttttactgatcaCTGAAATTCAAACTGACACATGTACAACACGACTTATCAATAAAAACGCATCTTACAACTCACCAAACATTTACGACTCTGCCACATTAGCCTAACAACCGATAAGAGCAGGGTGAAGTCTAAagtaacataaacacactccgactgaaatatttctctttgttaCTGCTCTGATTTAATGTGCACACTGCAGACAACCAGTGTTCTGTTGTCACAAGGGAGTTCTCCATAATATCAGCAAACAGAGCAAATTTGAGTAATGAGGTGACAGAGTTAGATAATAATTTATCCTTTATTCAAATGATTAGTCAAGCAATGAGGAAATATCTTGTTTCTCTAGAGACTTAAATAATTTCATAAATTCAAacattcagaatttttttttaaaatgtacaacaaCTTGATGGAAGTCAAACATTTCAGAGGTCCATCCCAGCAGGGCTCTGACCGAGAGCTTCTTGAGCTGTGATTGGTTTaaaactgtcctttttttcaAGGCTCTGGTCCCTGGCCTTCACTCTACCGTTCACACATCCATGACCTTTACGGCAAAGAGTTGAGGGAAGCAAAAAGGTGGTTTTCTTCGCGTTGCTAGTACCGCTAATGAATCGCTCTTTTTAAATCTACATCCCCAGATGAGCattaaaaaaagtcttttaattttttttttcttttttttttttttttgttactgagCAAGTCAAGCGCGTGAGCAAAGTGTGTGGCAGAACAGGAAGATTTGGGATGAAGTTTTTACAGAGTCTTGTTGACACCAGAGCCCTGTTCCTTACAGCGTAATGCCAGCGGCTGTCTTTAGTGTTGTGTTCCtattccccccccccgccttggATTCGCTGTCCGCTCCGTAAAAACGGGAGAGGGTTGTGGTGCTTGGTCGCGGGGAGAGCTGCCACCTTTCTGCGCGGATTTCGGCATTTTCCCGGGGTGACTGCTGGGGACGGGGAATGGACTCGAAGCAAAAGAACAGTCACAGTACAGttaatgattttttgtttgtttgtttgtttttctcttttttttatatctccTTATTTCTCCTTcgtcagtgattttttttcttaaaaaacatttacatattacatatacatctatatatatatatatatttatatgttctctgatatatatatatttttctaaaAGAGTCCTGAGGCTCAGCCCCCGCGGAACAGGTCGTTTAGTCGGTCCAGTTCTTTACAGTTATCCATAGACATAAGCTCCGCCTTCTTCCTCAGACGATCATCCCTGTACACTTTAGCTGCATACAGCAAGTCTGTTtctgatgacagagaaagaatgaaaaaaaggagaggaagagagagtgagagttagtgggtgtgtttgaatgtgcatGACAGGACTCTTAGAAACATAGAGAACAACACAAATGCTTATGTATCTATGTCTTATGGTATCTGTCTCTGACCCTATGATATTTCAACACAAGCACCACTATGAAGCACCCCAGTGGATGAAGAGAAAGGTGGGCTCCGtacttgtctgtctttctttccagCAGTTGTTTCGCACATTAGAGACGTAGTCCTCCTCCACACTCTTCT
This window harbors:
- the LOC115824172 gene encoding caspase-6-like, which encodes MASTDGTKAALSENVTEVDAVYSSSSSLDPAEEYCVNNKRRGLALIFNQQEFFFELRLSYRGGSNTDRLNLIERFKELQFDVKDYTNLRKEDMFKILSEAAAANHVDADCFVCVFLSHGEKDYIYAYDERVPVQDITDLFKGTKCPSLVGKPKIFILQACRGDVHDDPVKPMDVVDCDSEMINEVVVDAGALYTLPAGADFLMCYSVAEGYYSHRETVNGSWYIQDLCEALRKYGTSLEFVELLTLVNRKVSRRSVGNCRDREAIGKKQVPCFTSMLTKKLYLRPKRK
- the pla2g12a gene encoding group XIIA secretory phospholipase A2, giving the protein MHLNVGVIVVLISGVFTNLVCGYSDDSEPETPDWRTTLKTIRNGIHKIDTYLNAALDLFGGDDGLCHYKCSDGYKPSPRPGYKPPPPNGCGSPLFGFHFDIGIPSMTKCCNQHDRCYDTCGQEKHDCDEQFQYCLETICRNVQRTLGLAQTVQACESAVTLLFDAVMHLGCKPYLDSQRASCICKYEEKMEL